The proteins below come from a single Aegilops tauschii subsp. strangulata cultivar AL8/78 chromosome 6, Aet v6.0, whole genome shotgun sequence genomic window:
- the LOC109777427 gene encoding RING-H2 finger protein ATL7, translating to MSTCTSPDPPDYCSAVSRELKLYQAFIFSVPVFFTFVLLLFFYLFYLWRRRANWQSLQMRADNLIRGDNPRLECGINKEMREMLPVVIFKESFLIRETQCSVCLADYQADERLQRIPPCGHTFHIDCIDHWFSKNTTCPLCRVSLLTAPRAASVAPTDLETQAIEEDCSSNAQHHVGLRDEHTRPEDQALDGRISAGPSQQTNVEASVVVVIAPQTAGSPSSCHLSAV from the exons ATGTCTACTTGTACTTCCCCAGATCCACCGGACTACTGCTCCGCCGTATCGCGTGAGCTTAAACTATACCAGGCCTTCATCTTCTCTGTGCCAGTTTTCTTCACATTCGTCTTGCTTCTCTTCTTCTACTTGTTCTACCTGTGGCGGCGCAGAGCGAATTGGCAGTCCTTGCAAATGAGGGCTGATAATTTGATCAGGGGGGATAACCCTAGG TTGGAGTGTGGCATAAATAAGGAGATGCGTGAGATGTTGCCAGTCGTGATCTTCAAGGAGAGCTTCTTGATCAGGGAAACACA GTGCTCGGTCTGCTTAGCAGACTATCAAGCAGATGAGCGGCTTCAGAGAATACCCCCTTGTGGTCACACCTTCCACATCGATTGCATTGACCACTGGTTTTCTAAGAACACTACTTGCCCTCTTTGCCGAGTATCGCTCCTGACTGCCCCCAGAGCTGCAAGCGTCGCTCCAACCGATCTGGAAACACAAGCCATCGAAGAGGACTGCTCTTCAAATGCGCAGCATCATGTGGGCCTTAGAGATGAGCACACGCGACCGGAGGATCAGGCACTGGACGGCAGGATCAGTGCCGGCCCATCACAGCAGACTAACGTGGAAGCATCAGTTGTTGTAGTCATCGCGCCTCAAACAGCAGGGTCTCCAAGTTCTTGCCACTTGTCTGCCGTGTAA